From one Anopheles cruzii chromosome 3, idAnoCruzAS_RS32_06, whole genome shotgun sequence genomic stretch:
- the LOC128271088 gene encoding pancreatic triacylglycerol lipase has protein sequence MFRSIQHLCKPFRECWKLRVVLLTVLLLPVAVVRSVPVSVKKGRSSFTIGNCVWVVDRPCPDADIRFYLFTRSNPDDRQYIHIDESWEKSNISSSFFNPSHPVKVIIHGYNADMFLTPLINMKGEYLSRGNYNLIYVDWSDIAQGPCYPSAVHNTRHVGTCIGQMVNRIIDAGTDNIHLIGFSLGAQVTNYVSTAVRPFRFKRITGLDPAMPLFITAPPNDKLDPSDAEFVDVIHTNALVQGKIERCGHVDFYVNGGIMQPGCWSSGQNPMACSHHRAPDYFAESIRSLTGFWGWSCQSYVYYLLGFCPQSNLQLVAGEDCPSGTEGMFMVTTNAASPFAIGRWAGFNLPQKKDSALHKHGLNRDPFISDIDQWGKLDGSFNNVDHFPTPYSQDPNRAGDDDDWPYFNHVGTKELTREHIRKILEQDKSRYNGEQLPIIASTLATTIPTTLPSANEVDEDRFYLEDLRRRLQQKEVSVMSQYTMPAFNAN, from the exons ATGTTTAGAAGCATTCAGCACCTTTGCAAACCCTTTCGAGAATGCTGGAAACTAAGGGTAGTACTTTTAACAG ttttgctgcttccggtcgccgtcgtccgttcggttccggtttccgtgAAGAAGGGACGAAGCAGTTTCACCATCGGAAACTGCGTGTGGGTCGTAGACCGGCCGTGCCCCGATGCTGACATTCGGTTCTATCTGTTTACCCGTTCCAATCCGGACGATCGGCAGTACATTCACATCGATGAGAGTTGGGAGAAGTCGAACATTAGCTCGTCGTTCTTCAATCCATCGCACCCGGTGAAGGTGATCATCCATGGCTACAACGCCGATATGTTCCTGACGCCCCTGATAAACATGAAAGGCG AATACCTCTCGCGAGGGAACTACAACCTGATTTACGTCGATTGGAGTGACATTGCGCAAGGTCCGTGTTACCCGTCGGCCGTGCATAACACACGACACGTCGGCACGTGCATTGGTCAGATGGTTAACCGGATCATCGATGCCGGGACGGACAATATCCATCTGATTGGCTTCTCACTCGGTGCGCAGGTTACCAACTATGTGTCGACCGCAGTACGTCCGTTTCGGTTCAAACGGATCACCGGCCTAGATCCAGCGATGCCGCTGTTTATTACCGCTCCACCGAACGATAAGCTGGATCCCTCGGATGCTGAGTTCGTGGACGTCATTCACACGAATGCTTTGGTGCAAGGGAAAATCGAACGATGTGGCCACGTAGATTTTTACGTTAACGGCGGTATCATGCAGCCTGGTTGTTGGAGCTCTGGACAAA ATCCTATGGCTTGCAGCCATCATCGCGCACCGGACTACTTTGCAGAATCGATCCGCAGCCTTACAGGATTTTGGGGTTGGAGCTGTCAAAGCTACGTGTACTATCTGCTCGGGTTCTGTCCACAGAGCAATCTGCAGTTGGTGGCTGGCGAGGATTGCCCGTCCGGGACGGAAGGAATGTTCATGGTTACCACCAACGCAGCATCGCCGTTCGCCATCGGCCGATGGGCTGGTTTCAATCTACCGCAGAAAAAGGACTCGGCACTGCACAAACATGGCCTTAACCGAGATCCCTTCATCAGTGACATTGACCAGTGGGGCAAATTGGATGGATCGTTCAATAACGTTGACCACTTTCCGACGCCTTACTCCCAGGATCCGAATCGAgcgggcgacgacgatgactggCCGTACTTCAATCACGTTGGCACCAAGGAGTTGACCCGGGAGCACATAAGAAAAATACTCGAACAGGACAAATCACGGTACAATGGTGAGCAGCTGCCGATTATTGCAAGCACACTGGCCACCACAATCCCCACGACACTACCGAGTGCCAACGAGGTCGACGAGGATCGTTTCTACCTCGAGGACTTGCGACGGCGACTGCAGCAGAAAGAAGTCAGTGTCATGAGCCAGTACACCATGCCAGCGTTCAACGCCAATTAA
- the LOC128271089 gene encoding lipase member H-like — protein sequence MIEYIIQLMCQYVFLRELLKLNCDIQQLKALDSNYGVTWMFMPDDNGMPHIVDLTQPNDTYHDGRKGNMQKDVTFYYFRQHSIDENNSFKFDPAAPLTLFESYDPRLPTKFIIHGWFNSMGSPSTQQIKNSYLQNRDMNVFIVDWGLLAADMMYYTAATAIRDVGGHVGALIDRMVAERGTNLKDVHIIGHSLGAHTAGLAGAAVTKGKVGRVTGLDPALPWFTDPTNRLDPGHAQFVDVIHTCAGMMGHDKNLGHADFWPNGGTATQPGCASLLEELMGACSHGRAYEYFAESITRPMSFQAYSCTNIAYFHDAHCQSDPVPMGEATPSSARGNYFLDTNPSPMYGKGLKALSGSID from the exons ATGATCGAATATATTATTCAGCTGATGTGTCAATATGTATTCCTGCGGGAACTCTTGAAGT TAAACTGCGACATCCAACAGCTGAAGGCATTGGATTCGAACTACGGCGTCACCTGGATGTTTATGCCCGACGATAACGGAATGCCGCACATTGTAGACCTTACGCAGCCGAACGACACATATCACGACGGCCGAAAAGGAAATATGCAGAAGGATGTCACCTTCTACTACTTTCGCCA ACACTCAATCGACGAGAATAATTCGTTCAAGTTCGATCCCGCTGCACCACTGACGCTATTCGAGTCGTACGATCCAAGGCTTCCGACCAAATTCATTATTCACGGGTGGTTTAATTCCATGGGTAGTCCGAGTACACAGCAAATCAAGAACAGCTACCTTCAAAATAGAGATATGAACGTATTCA TCGTAGACTGGGGACTATTGGCTGCCGATATGATGTACTATACAGCGGCCACAGCCATACGCGATGTCGGAGGGCACGTGGGAGCACTCATCGATCGGATGGTGGCAGAACGTGGAACGAACCTGAAAGATGTGCACATCATTGGCCACAGTCTCGGTGCACATACTGCCGGATTGGCTGGAGCGGCGGTGACAAAGGGAAAGGTCGGGCGCGTTACCGGACTTGATCCGGCTCTCCCTTGGTTTACCGATCCCACCAACCGGCTCGACCCTGGCCATGCTCAGTTCGTCGATGTTATACATACCTGCGCCGGGATGATGGGCCATGACAAGAATCTGGGCCATGCAGACTTTTGGCCGAACGGAGGTACTGCGACTCAGCCTGGATGCGCTTCGCTCTTGGAGGAACTTATGGGAGCCTGTAGCCATGGACGAGCGTATGAGTATTTTGCCGAGTCCATCACTAGGCCCATGTCATTTCAAGCTTATTCGTGTACAAATATTGCGTACTTTCACGATGCCCACTGCCAATCAGATCCGGTACCAATGGGAGAAGCTACACCATCATCTGCTCGCGGCAACTACTTTCTTGACACGAATCCGAGTCCAATGTACGGTAAAGGATTAAAGGCGCTTTCTGGTTCGATCGATTGA
- the LOC128271429 gene encoding LOW QUALITY PROTEIN: lipase member H (The sequence of the model RefSeq protein was modified relative to this genomic sequence to represent the inferred CDS: substituted 1 base at 1 genomic stop codon): MFDYIIQLMCQYVFLRELLKLNCDLEQLKALDPNYGVTWMFMPDDNGTPHIVDLSQPNDTNRGARKGNVFEDVTFYYYRQXERRHHQRFKFMNDPAVPLALNESYNPSLPTKFVIHGWMNSVSSPVGQQIKNSYLQREDMNVFIVDWAPLASDTLYFTSAAATHDVGGHVGGLIDRMVAERGTNLKDVHIIGHSLGAHTAGFAGIAVKRGKVGRVTGLDPALPGFTDPQPYKRLESNDAQFVDVIHTCAGMLGHDKELGHVDFWPNGGTATQPGCGSLLDDLVGACSHGRSYEYFAESITRPMSFQAYPCTNIAEFRSARCRTNPVPMGDATPLSTRGKFFLETNPKPAYGKGL; encoded by the exons ATGTTCGACTACATTATTCAGTTAATGTGTCAATATGTATTCCTGCGGGAACTCTTAAAGT TGAACTGCGACCTCGAACAGCTGAAGGCATTGGATCCGAACTACGGCGTCACCTGGATGTTTATGCCCGACGATAACGGAACGCCGCACATTGTGGACCTCTCGCAGCCGAACGACACTAACCGCGGCGCACGGAAAGGGAATGTGTTTGAGGATGTTACCTTCTACTACTATCGTCAGTAAGAGCGACGACATCATCAAAG GTTCAAGTTTATGAACGATCCCGCTGTACCACTGGCGCTGAACGAGTCGTACAATCCTAGTCTTCCCACCAAATTCGTCATTCACGGATGGATGAACTCCGTCAGTAGTCCGGTTGGTCAGCAAATCAAGAACAGTTACCTTCAGAGGGAGGACATGAACGTGTTCA TCGTAGACTGGGCACCCCTGGCTTCGGACACACTGTATTTTACTTCGGCCGCAGCAACGCATGATGTCGGAGGGCACGTGGGAGGACTTATCGATCGGATGGTGGCAGAGCGTGGAACGAACCTGAAAGATGTGCATATCATTGGCCACAGTCTCGGTGCACACACGGCCGGATTTGCTGGAATTGCGGTAAAGAGAGGAAAGGTCGGGCGCGTTACCGGGCTTGATCCGGCTCTCCCTGGATTCACCGATCCACAACCATACAAACGACTCGAGTCGAACGATGCCCAGTTCGTCGATGTTATACACACCTGTGCCGGGATGTTGGGCCATGACAAGGAGTTGGGCCACGTAGACTTTTGGCCGAATGGAGGTACCGCGACTCAGCCTGGATGCGGCTCACTGTTGGACGATCTTGTTGGAGCCTGTAGCCATGGACGATCGTACGAGTACTTTGCCGAGTCCATCACTAGGCCAATGTCCTTCCAAGCTTATCCGTGTACGAATATTGCCGAGTTCCGCAGTGCCAGATGCCGAACTAATCCGGTGCCAATGGGCGACGCCACCCCCCTGTCTACCCGGGGAAAATTCTTCCTCGAAACAAATCCAAAACCAGCATACGGTAAAGGATTGTAG
- the LOC128271445 gene encoding annulin: MSYLYDYVEKLLPSSWRRKRIRRPIIWSSPEYSASADVMTVRSVDLCIEENGKNHHTKRFELMGRDEYSGKIPKLIVRRGQPFRLRIICDRPYDRSRDALSLIFTVADEDQPTHGHATLVGIPVNQFPFQLGDPLEWGAAIETIHGDMLEILVKPAASAPIGQWKLDIDTKLLSDAFGKSYSLPQPFYVLFNPWCVDDQVYMEDRTHRHEYVMSDTTLIYRGSYNRLRPSVWKFGQFDKHVLDCSLLLIDKIGKVSATHRGDPVRVCRAISAAVNSPDDDGALMGNWSGDFSGGTAPTKWVGSVEILQQFYKKQKPVKFAQCWVFAGVVSTIARAIGIPSRVVTNYSSAHDTQASLTVDYFVDKHGKIMEEMSSDSIWNYHVWNEVWMQRPDLGISSDGDYGGWQAIDATPQESSDGMFRCGPASVLAVKLGEVLKPYDNNFLFAEVNADKVFWRYTGPQHPLKLLRKDVLGIGLFISTKATGRWEREDITSSYKFAEKSEEERATMLKALKQSNSYFSRYYLNEEFNEVYFNFELRDDIKIGEPFSVILLIRNRSSEKQHNIEGSLHVDTILYTGKDRESVKVEPFSIALDPGTEHSVQMMVEFTDYYRKLRDQAAFNISCMATVQDTEFEFYAQDDFRVRKPDIKIHLLGTPVSQAPVDVQITLENPLPIALRKGIFHVEGSGIGKPLLFKHAEIAAGEKISNVFTMTPPYSGRLTIAAKFTSKELDDVDGFLAFESAPRPEDIIMETESNAIISRTDVID; the protein is encoded by the exons ATGAGTTATTTGTATGATTACGTTGAGAAACTTCTGCCATCTTCGTGGCGCAGAAAACGCATCCGACGCCCCATTATTTGGTCCTCCCCGGAGT ATTCTGCATCCGCCGACGTGATgacggttcggtcggttgatCTTTGCATCGAGGAGAACGGCAAGAATCACCACACCAAGCGGTTCGAGCTTATGGGCCGCGATGAGTACAGTGGCAAGATTCCGAAGCTGATCGTTCGCCGCGGACAACCGTTCCGGCTGCGGATAATCTGCGATCGTCCGTACGATCGGAGTCGCGATGCACTGAGCTTGATCTTTACGGTGGCCGACGAAGATCAGCCAACGCACGGGCACGCGACGTTGGTCGGTATTCCGGTTAACCAGTTTCCGTTCCAGCTGGGAGATCCGCTGGAATGGGGAGCCGCGATCGAAACGATCCATGGTGATATGCTGGAGATCTTGGTGAAGCCTGCCGCTTCGGCCCCGATTGGCCAGTGGAAGCTGGACATCGACACGAAGCTGTTGAGTGATGCATTCGGCAAGAGCTACTCGCTTCCTCAACCGTTCTACGTTCTTTTCAATCCTTGGTGTGTCGACGATCAGGTTTACATGGAAG ATAGAACCCACCGCCATGAGTACGTCATGAGCGACACGACGCTCATCTATCGTGGATCGTACAATCGGCTGCGACCTTCGGTGTGGAAGTTCGGCCAGTTCGATAAGCACGTGCTCGATTGTTCGTTGCTGTTGATCGATAAGATTGGTAAAGTGAGTGCCACCCACCGGGGTGATCCTGTGCGTGTTTGCAGAGCCATTTCGGCTGCAGTAAACTCACCGGACGACGATGGTGCCTTGATGGGGAACTGGAGTGGAGATTTCTCTGGTGGCACGGCTCCTACGAAGTGGGTTGGCTCGGTTGAGATCCTGCAGCAGTTTTACAAGAAGCAGAAACCGGTCAAATTTGCCCAATGTTGGGTGTTTGCCGGAGTGGTATCCACAA TTGCTCGAGCCATTGGAATACCGTCGCGGGTCGTGACCAACTATTCGTCAGCACACGACACACAGGCCTCGCTAACGGTGGACTACTTTGTGGACAAACATGGCAAAATTATGGAGGAAATGAGCTCCGACTCTATCTGGAACTACCACGTGTGGAACGAGGTGTGGATGCAGCGCCCCGATCTGGGTATCAGTTCCGACGGTGACTACGGTGGGTGGCAGGCAATCGATGCCACCCCGCAGGAATCATCCGACGGGATGTTCCGCTGTGGACCGGCCTCGGTGCTGGCGGTCAAGTTGGGCGAGGTACTGAAACCGTACGATAATAATTTTCTGTTTGCGGAAGTGAACGCCGACAAGGTGTTCTGGCGTTACACCGGACCACAGCACCCGCTGAAGCTGCTCCGAAAGGACGTGCTCGGAATCGGTCTGTTCATCAGCACGAaagccaccggtcggtgggagCGTGAGGACATTACGTCGTCCTACAAGTTTGCGGAAAAATCGGAAGAAGAACGGGCCACAATGTTGAAGGCCCTGAAACAGTCGAACAGCTACTTCAGTCGGTACTATCTGAACGAGGAGTTTAACGAGGTGTACTTTAACTTTGAGCTGCGCGATGACATTAAAATTGGGGAACCATTTAGTGTG ATTCTCCTCATCAGAAACCGTTCTTCGGAGAAGCAGCACAACATCGAAGGATCGCTGCACGTTGACACCATACTGTACACGGGCAAAGACCGCGAAAGTGTGAAAGTGGAACCGTTTTCGATCGCCCTGGACCCGGGCACAGAGCACTCGGTCCAGATGATGGTGGAGTTTACGGACTACTACCGCAAGTTGCGCGATCAGGCAGCATTCAATATTTCGTGTATGGCCACGGTGCAAGACACCGAGTTCGAGTTTTATGCGCAGGATGATTTCCGTGTGCGAAAGCCGGACATAAAAATACATCTACTGGGAACGCCGGTGTCGCAGGCACCGGTCGATGTGCAGATCACGCTGGAAAACCCCCTTCCAATAGCGCTTCGCAAAGGAATATTTCACGTGGAGGGATCGGGCATAGGAAAACCGTTACTGTTTAAG CATGCTGAAATAGCTGCAGGAGAGAAGATATCCAACGTTTTCACCATGACACCACCCTATTCGGGAAGGCTAACGATCGCTGCCAAATTTACCTCGAAGGAGCTGGACGATGTTGATGGGTTCCTTGCATTCGAGTCTGCCCCACGGCCAGAGGACATCATTatggaaacggaaagcaaCGCAATCATCTCCCGTACAGACGTGATAGACTAA